From one Lemur catta isolate mLemCat1 chromosome 5, mLemCat1.pri, whole genome shotgun sequence genomic stretch:
- the STMND1 gene encoding stathmin domain-containing protein 1 produces MGCRPSQPAGDRSRVPAPKKSWEEEFKAEVAATHSRENCSPHVEAALPKGTVDNAEDLKPAQMGNLPGTIPESSPSASERNRRVNSDLVTNGLINKPQPLENRERQKSSDILEELIVQGIIRSRSKVFRNGESCDVMVNTAEKPLRKPPARLKKLKIKKEVQDFAMKDIEEKMQATEERRKTKEDEIRKRLRSDRLLPSAGHSGSAELSQAEVPFAKGLQMVSSAGFESSDLQGGRPLKRKNSTGDASSTDGNYNYESIVVVESDMSYNQADDIF; encoded by the exons GCTGAGGTCGCTGCAACTCATTCCAGGGAGAATTGCAGCCCCCACGTGGAAGCTGCACTACCCAAGGGTACTGTGGATAATGCAGAGGACCTAAAGCCAGCCCAGATGGGAAACTTACCCGGAACTATTCCAGAAAGTTCTCCATCTGCTagtgaaagaaacagaagagtaAATTCAG aCCTAGTGACCAATGGATTAATCAATAAGCCCCAACCCCTAGAGAATCGAGAGCGACAGAAGTCATCAGACATCTTGGAGGAACTAATTGTTCAAGGAATAATTCGAAGCCGCAGCAAAGTATTTAGAAATGGAGAATCATGTGATGTCATG GTGAACACAGCTGAGAAGCCGCTGAGAAAGCCACCGGCCAGGCTGAAAAAACTCAAGATCAAAAAGGAAGTGCAGGATTTCGCCATGAAGGACATCGAGGAGAAGATGCAGGCCACAGAGGAGCGCCGGAAG ACTAAAGAAGACGAAATAAGAAAAAGGCTACGGAGTGACCGACTTTTGCCCTCAGCGGGTCATTCGGGTTCAGCCGAGCTGAGCCAGGCTGAGGTTCCGTTTGCCAAAGGACTTCAGATGGTGAGTTctgctgggtttgaatcctcGGACCTGCAGGGAGGAAGGCCACTGAAGAGGAAGAACAGTACAGGTGATGCAAGTTCGACTGATGGAAACTACAATTATGAAAGCATTGTGGTTGTGGAGTCAGACATGTCTTACAACCAAGCAGATGACATATTCTAA